One Synergistaceae bacterium DNA segment encodes these proteins:
- a CDS encoding rubredoxin, with translation MKKYVCTVCGYVYDPEAGDPDSGVAPGTPFEEIPDDWACPVCGVGKDMFEAQ, from the coding sequence ATGAAGAAGTATGTATGCACCGTTTGCGGTTATGTTTATGATCCGGAAGCAGGAGATCCTGATTCAGGAGTTGCCCCGGGAACACCTTTTGAAGAGATCCCCGATGACTGGGCCTGCCCTGTATGCGGTGTAGGCAAAGACATGTTCGAGGCTCAGTAA